The Schistocerca gregaria isolate iqSchGreg1 chromosome 1, iqSchGreg1.2, whole genome shotgun sequence genome includes a window with the following:
- the LOC126283129 gene encoding RNA-binding motif protein, X-linked 2-like, protein MNPLTNVKNIKKLSELELKRGNLKSSWHDQYKDSAWIFVGGLPYDLTEGDVICVFSQYGEVVNINLVRDKASGKSKGFGFLCYEDQRSTVLAVDNLNGIKILGRTIRVDHVADYKPPKDSEKLDTETRKLYSEGCAPKLTSESDKESGQETKNPKKEKKEKMKQKKKKKKKKRKKAKVQNTSSSSEEGSTSASDSEDETRASSKTKKSRKKKTAKSESSSASDAENVPAKTKRQQLEEKIRALERALSTVKRAAKMNEEAADVGTARPKDAHSGEVSTERVDRGSVSKKKDAGDSEGGRKNTEERGVTKHSEQPRDRERDRDRERERGRERERDWERSKERRYNREGGTSGSWSRDRDGRRN, encoded by the exons GAATGTTAAGAATATAAAGAAGTTGAGTGAGTTAGAATTGAAGCGAGGTAACTTGAAATCATCATGGCATGATCAATACAAAGACAGTGCATGGATTTTTGTTGGTGGTCTGCCTTATGACTTGACAGAAGGAGATGTAATATGTGTATTTTCACA atATGGAGAAGTAGTTAATATAAATTTAGTCAGAGATAAGGCTTCTGGCAAATCAAAAGGTTTCGGCTTCCTCTGCTATGAAGACCAAAGGAGCACTGTCCTAGCTGTTGACAATTTAAATGGTATTAAG ataCTTGGCCGCACGATTAGAGTGGATCATGTTGCAGACTACAAACCACCTAAAGATTCTGAAAAACTTGATACAGAGACAAGAAAACTTTATTCTGAAGGTTGTGCACCAAAACTTACATCAGAATCAGACAAGGAATCTGGGCAGGAAACTAAAAATCCAAAAAAAG agaaaaaggaaaagatgaagcagaagaaaaagaagaagaagaaaaaacgaaaGAAGGCTAAGGTGCAGAACACTAGTTCCAGCTCAGAGGAAGGTTCAACCTCAGCaagtgactctgaagatgaaacGCGAGCAAGCAGTAAAACAAAGAAGTCTCGGAAAAAGAAGACAGCAAAGTCAGAGAGCAGCAGTGCAAGTGATGCAGAAAATGTACCTGCTAAAACCAAACGACAGCAGTTGGAGGAAAAAATTAGGGCTCTCGAACGTGCTCTAAGTACTGTGAAGCGGGCAGCAAAGATGAATGAGGAAGCGGCTGATGTTGGTACAGCTCGGCCAAAGGATGCTCATTCTGGGGAAGTTTCCACAGAACGTGTAGATCGTGGCAGTGTTTCTAAGAAGAAGGACGCTGGGGACAGTGAAGGTGGCAGAAAGAACACTGAAGAGCGAGGAGTTACAAAACACAGTGAGCAGCCTAGAGACAGAGAACGGGACAGAGACAGGGAAAGAGAGAGGGGTAGAGAAAGAGAGCGTGACTGGGAAAGGAGCAAAGAAAGAAGGTACAACAGAGAGGGCGGAACATCTGGCAGCTGGAGTAGGGACCGAGATGGCCGCAGAAACTAA